Proteins encoded together in one Sinorhizobium meliloti window:
- a CDS encoding efflux RND transporter periplasmic adaptor subunit, with translation MRFWNQLAISVVVLAVGGAAWVRFAPGAGETLAAIGVSQPLIDALSGPQDGEGARGGSRSSERGQGGRRSGFAEAPLVVVKPAVRAVVNDRLNAIGNGEAIRSVTVTPTATGNLTEILVKSGDRITEGQVIARLDSDDQMIAAEQARLTRDSAREKVERYRNLSTARAVTAVEVRDSEIALQAAELALKTAELDLKRRDIVAPSKGVVGIITVNIGDYVTTSTPIAVVDDRSQILVDFWVPERFAGKISVDQPVTASAIAQPGRALQGVVHAIDNRLDPESRTLRVRARLENPDDMLRAGMSFSVTVAFDGDRYPTVDPLAIQWSSEGSFIWRVKGDKSERVPIKIIQRNPDRVLVDADLAEGDRVVTEGVQRLRDGGVVRIAGEPAAEAEQKVAGDAK, from the coding sequence ATGCGCTTTTGGAATCAGCTCGCGATCAGCGTCGTCGTCCTCGCCGTCGGGGGCGCCGCGTGGGTGCGCTTTGCGCCCGGAGCGGGGGAGACCTTGGCGGCGATCGGGGTTTCGCAGCCGTTGATCGATGCGTTGTCGGGACCGCAGGACGGCGAAGGGGCAAGGGGCGGTTCGCGCAGTAGCGAGCGCGGGCAGGGTGGTCGACGCAGCGGCTTCGCGGAAGCACCCCTGGTCGTCGTTAAGCCTGCCGTGCGCGCCGTCGTCAACGACAGGCTGAACGCGATCGGCAACGGCGAAGCGATCCGCTCGGTTACGGTGACGCCGACCGCAACGGGAAATCTCACGGAAATACTGGTGAAGTCGGGCGACAGGATCACGGAAGGCCAGGTTATCGCGCGCCTCGACAGCGACGACCAGATGATCGCTGCCGAGCAGGCGCGGCTGACCCGCGACAGTGCCCGGGAGAAGGTCGAGCGCTACCGCAATCTCAGCACCGCGCGCGCAGTGACGGCCGTCGAGGTGCGTGATTCCGAAATCGCGCTGCAGGCAGCCGAACTGGCGCTGAAAACCGCCGAGCTCGACCTAAAGCGTCGCGACATCGTGGCGCCCTCCAAGGGGGTGGTCGGGATCATCACCGTCAATATAGGAGATTACGTCACGACCTCGACGCCGATCGCCGTCGTGGACGACCGGTCGCAGATCCTCGTCGATTTCTGGGTACCCGAGCGCTTCGCAGGCAAGATCTCCGTCGATCAGCCGGTGACCGCGAGCGCGATCGCGCAGCCAGGTCGTGCACTTCAGGGCGTCGTTCACGCGATAGACAACCGCCTCGATCCGGAGAGCCGGACGCTCCGGGTCCGGGCGCGACTCGAGAATCCGGATGACATGCTGCGCGCCGGCATGTCCTTTTCGGTCACCGTGGCATTCGACGGCGACCGATATCCCACCGTCGACCCGCTGGCGATCCAATGGAGCTCCGAAGGCTCCTTTATCTGGCGGGTCAAAGGCGACAAAAGCGAGCGCGTGCCGATCAAGATCATCCAGCGCAATCCCGACAGGGTGCTTGTCGATGCGGACCTCGCCGAGGGCGACCGCGTCGTGACCGAGGGCGTGCAGCGGCTTCGCGACGGCGGCGTGGTGCGGATCGCCGGCGAGCCTGCGGCCGAGGCCGAGCAGAAGGTCGCGGGAGACGCGAAATGA
- a CDS encoding cyclase family protein, whose amino-acid sequence MCDACVIESVKQRMMSRRSLLRAAAVGTAGIAAAGMGIAPPALAAGHGSVTDLTHELHEEFPTFFGQQQFFREQKFKYAEHKFNLFELRVNEHTGTHVDAPLHFSADGLSVAELPLDKLLVPLCVVDIREKAAADPDAQLTPDDIKAWIAANGDIPENACVAMLSGWSDHLGTDKFRNADTAGKMHFPGFHAEAAKFLIEDTKAAGIAVDTLSLDHGISPDFATHHAWLPEGRWGLEAAANLDKVPAKGATLVLGAPKHRGGTGGPARVFALV is encoded by the coding sequence ATGTGCGATGCATGCGTCATCGAATCGGTCAAGCAGCGGATGATGTCGCGGCGGAGTTTGCTCCGTGCGGCCGCGGTCGGCACGGCAGGCATTGCGGCCGCCGGCATGGGGATCGCACCTCCGGCGCTTGCCGCCGGCCACGGCAGCGTCACCGATCTCACCCATGAACTTCATGAGGAGTTTCCGACTTTCTTCGGTCAGCAGCAATTCTTCCGGGAGCAGAAGTTCAAATATGCCGAACACAAGTTCAACCTTTTCGAACTTCGGGTGAACGAGCACACCGGGACTCATGTCGATGCGCCGCTGCACTTCTCCGCTGACGGCCTTTCAGTCGCCGAGTTGCCCCTCGACAAGCTGCTCGTGCCGCTCTGCGTCGTCGACATCCGCGAGAAGGCGGCCGCCGATCCGGATGCGCAGCTGACGCCGGACGACATCAAGGCTTGGATTGCGGCCAATGGAGACATTCCCGAAAACGCCTGCGTCGCAATGCTGTCGGGCTGGTCGGATCATCTCGGTACCGACAAGTTCCGCAATGCAGACACGGCCGGTAAGATGCATTTCCCCGGCTTTCACGCGGAAGCAGCCAAGTTCCTGATCGAGGACACGAAGGCAGCCGGCATCGCCGTCGATACCCTCTCGCTCGATCACGGCATTTCGCCCGATTTCGCCACCCATCACGCCTGGCTGCCGGAAGGCCGCTGGGGCCTCGAGGCGGCCGCCAATCTCGACAAGGTGCCGGCCAAGGGCGCGACGCTGGTCCTCGGCGCACCAAAGCACCGTGGCGGCACCGGCGGCCCGGCCCGCGTCTTCGCCCTCGTTTGA